The Streptomyces sp. NBC_00483 genome contains the following window.
GACCCAGCGCCCGCCGGGCCCGACCTCGATGACCACCTCGGGGTCCTCGGCCGCGGGCTGCACAAGCCCCTCGGACAGGTCCCGCAGTTCGACCTGCGGCGGCGCCGACGGCTCGTCCAGGACCTTGATCTCGGCGACCCGGTCGAGCCGGAACGTCCGCCGCGCCTCCGACCGACGACACCACGCCTCTACGTAGGTGTGGCCCACGCTCACGAGCCGGATCGGGTCGATCTCCCGCTCGGTGACCTCGTCACGCGCGGGCGAGTAGTAGCGGATCCACAGCCGACGCCGCTCCGAGATCGCCCGGTCGACATCCGCGAAGACGCCGCCCTCCGACTCGAAGGTGACGCTCAGGCGCGCACTCGCACCGGCCACCTCACCGGCCGCGGTCTCCAGCTTCGCGGTCGCCCGCAGCAGTGCGAGACGGTCGCTCTCACGCAGCCCGGGCAGCGTGGCCACCGCGCGAGCGGCCACCAACAGCGCGGTCGCCTCGTCGGCAGCGATCCGCAGCGGCTCGGCGACATCGTCCGGGTTGTGCCACCAGATGCGGTCGCCGTCGGTGTCGATGTCGAGCAGATCGCCGCCGCGGAAGCTCGTCCCGCACAGCGGCAGCACGTCCAGGTCGGAGATCAGCTCGTCCTCGGTGATGCCGAAGGCCCGCGCGACATCCTCCACGCGCGCGCCGGGGCGCTCACGCAGATACGTCACCAGGGACAACATCCGCCGGGTCTGGTCAATGGCGTTGGAAGCCATGCTTGTACGTACTCCCCCTCAGCCCTTGGCCACGGCGCGCAGCCGGTCCACGACATCGGCCCGCAGTTCGGCGGGCTCCAGCACCACCACGTCGGGCCCGAACTCCACCAGCCAGGCGTCGAGCCCGTGCCCGTACGGGATCTCCACCTCGTCCCAGCCGTCGCCGAGCTCACGCACGGAGGCGGCCTTGGAGCGCAGCGGGAAACCGGCACCCGCGCGAAGCTTGATCAGCGCGGAGCGGTCGGCGGTCTCCCCCGCCCAGCTCGCGACGGTCTCCCGCACGGTCACCACATCCGGCACCGGCACCTTGAACTGTCCCGCCCGCGAGCGCACCTTGCCGGTGATCCGCGACAGCCGGAAGACGCGCTCGGCCTGCCGGTCGCGGTCCCAGCCCGCGAGGTACCAGTGACCGCGCCAGCACTCCAGGGCCCACGGCTCGACGTGCCGCTGCCCGGGCCGCGCGGCCGTGGCCTTGCGGTAGTCGAAGACGACGGGGCGCCGGTCGCGGCAGGCCAGCATCAGCGGCTCGAAGGACGCCTCGTGCACCGGGATCCTGGGTTCGAGCGCGCCATGGCTCTCGTACGGGTCCATCTCCTCGGGCATCCCGGCCGCGCGCAGCTTCTGCAGGGCGCCGCTCGCGGCACCGGCGAGGCGGGCCTGCTGCCAGACCTTCGCGGCGAGGCCGAGGGCGGCGGCCTCCTCGGCGTCGAGCGTGACGGGCGGCAGGCGGTTGCTGTCGCGGCCGGCCAGATAGCCGACCTCGCCGTCCAGGTTCTCCACGGTCTCGATGACCAGGCCGAGTTCGCGCAGATCGTCCTTGTCGCGCTCGAACATCCGGTTGAAGGAATCGTCGCTGCCCGCTTCGAGGTAGGCCTCGATGGAGCCACGCAGCTCACGCTTGCTGAGCGGACGCCGCGTCCCGAGCAGACACAGCGCCAGATTCATCAGCCGCTCGGCCTTGGCAATCGCCATCGACGCCCTTTCCTGAAGGTGACTCCCGACGGACGACCGTACCGCTCGGGCGTGTCCTGGCAAAAGCCGAAGGCCCATGCCAGGAGGCATGGGCCTTCGGTTGACCGCTTGCGGTCGGAGTGTGACTGACTCAGACGCCCATCAGGTCACACACGAAGATCAGCGTCTCGCCGGGGGCGATGCGGCCGCCACCGGCGCCACGGTCGCCGTACGCGAGGTGCGCCGGGATGGTCAGCCGACGACGACCGCCGACCTTCATGCCCTGCACGCCCTTGTCCCAGCCCGCGATGACCTGACCGGCACCGAGCTGGAACTCCAGCGGGTTGCCCCGGTTCCAGGAGGCGTCGAACTCCTCGCCGGTGGAGAAGGACACGCCCACGTAGTGGACCTTCACGAAGTCGCCGGCCTTGGCCTCGGCGCCGTCGCCCTCCCAGAGTTCCTCGATCTGGAGGTCCGCCGGTGCGTCACCGATCGGGAAGTCGACCTCGGGCTTGTCGATGTT
Protein-coding sequences here:
- a CDS encoding helix-turn-helix transcriptional regulator; its protein translation is MAIAKAERLMNLALCLLGTRRPLSKRELRGSIEAYLEAGSDDSFNRMFERDKDDLRELGLVIETVENLDGEVGYLAGRDSNRLPPVTLDAEEAAALGLAAKVWQQARLAGAASGALQKLRAAGMPEEMDPYESHGALEPRIPVHEASFEPLMLACRDRRPVVFDYRKATAARPGQRHVEPWALECWRGHWYLAGWDRDRQAERVFRLSRITGKVRSRAGQFKVPVPDVVTVRETVASWAGETADRSALIKLRAGAGFPLRSKAASVRELGDGWDEVEIPYGHGLDAWLVEFGPDVVVLEPAELRADVVDRLRAVAKG
- a CDS encoding FKBP-type peptidyl-prolyl cis-trans isomerase, with the protein product MNIDKPEVDFPIGDAPADLQIEELWEGDGAEAKAGDFVKVHYVGVSFSTGEEFDASWNRGNPLEFQLGAGQVIAGWDKGVQGMKVGGRRRLTIPAHLAYGDRGAGGGRIAPGETLIFVCDLMGV
- a CDS encoding helix-turn-helix transcriptional regulator, with amino-acid sequence MASNAIDQTRRMLSLVTYLRERPGARVEDVARAFGITEDELISDLDVLPLCGTSFRGGDLLDIDTDGDRIWWHNPDDVAEPLRIAADEATALLVAARAVATLPGLRESDRLALLRATAKLETAAGEVAGASARLSVTFESEGGVFADVDRAISERRRLWIRYYSPARDEVTEREIDPIRLVSVGHTYVEAWCRRSEARRTFRLDRVAEIKVLDEPSAPPQVELRDLSEGLVQPAAEDPEVVIEVGPGGRWVAEYYPHDSAEELPDGGLRITLRTPDPSSLRRLALRLGRDGHIVSPAELATSAQAAAREALVAYDGAA